In Topomyia yanbarensis strain Yona2022 chromosome 2, ASM3024719v1, whole genome shotgun sequence, one DNA window encodes the following:
- the LOC131680773 gene encoding uncharacterized protein LOC131680773, giving the protein MERLTRTRNTSSFEFTPTVDMQSALAMEMLDAVSFDVGYDNLLTEILSSYFIGVYTLCRILHKPKISTNPSMNIQTDRPFVVVNYDSSTLSIPMLRAIELGCTVFVVDEDATQIFLDTYIQTHDETIFRRPEKYFLLTIQSTGTVATSHLQMIKHHPTLQEIANLLIAVSNGTSIELLTHHYVGCLPGSTDLLHLDTYQPENRTFLHGNDLFPNKLDDLMGKPMRVATFHLLPWAMMRQTDDGIVRYLNQSYTIDGLDGYILIQFCLWYNCTWELTVDQKNQYGVVFANRTGNGMIGALVERKVDFAIGAVGGWYQLYQYFSFSNPIMWIGVTCLTPRPKLIASWKIIFLMFTKPVWLVLGLTFILLALFEYFLPVQTVILRKKSLSRSFLNLFGAFLLLPSDLRQGRAPEIIFSVSLLIFTFLVGYVYIGKIHSVLAVPVFEPPISSIYDLAMSNKYWNAPHEAWMYALIGSENPYIQKILSKFRATPIEALESIANIGEQAMVLAVLNYGHYMVGTWFTAENIENYRLMSENVYFEYDTAYTSKTWPMMDKFNYIAGLIRDACLYQYVELVDVYRYMNYRVQVSIEHSRDKPHNVLKPFGVDSIEGGLLLLGFGYLTAAAALVYELVSRDLKRKKIARRVAAKWKMLAHKRKNHN; this is encoded by the exons TCAGCAGCTATTTCATCGGAGTGTACACCCTCTGCCGAATTCTCCACAAGCCGAAAATATCAACCAATCCATCGATGAACATACAAACGGATCGACCATTTGTTGTGGTCAACTATGACTCCTCCACTCTAAGTATTCCAATGCTGCGGGCGATTGAGTTAGGATGTACTGTTTTCGTGGTAGATGAAGATGCCACGCAAATATTTTTGGATACCTACATTCAAACGCACGATGAAACCATCTTTCGTAGACCGGAGAAATACTTCTTGCTTACAATTCAATCTACCGGAACGGTTGCTACATCTCACTTGCAAATGATAAAACATCATCCAACTCTTCAAGAGATCGCCAATTTATTGATAGCCGTTTCAAATGGCACATCAATCGAACTACTAACCCATCATTATGTGGGGTGTTTGCCGGGCTCAACAGACCTGCTCCACCTGGATACTTACCAACCAGAGAACCGAACGTTTCTCCACGGAAATGATCTGTTCCCGAACAAATTGGATGACCTGATGGGTAAGCCAATGAGGGTGGCTACCTTTCATCTTTTGCCGTGGGCTATGATGCGCCAAACGGACGACGGAATCGTCAGATATTTGAATCAATCGTACACTATCGACGGACTGGACGGGTACATTCTTATACAGTTCTGTCTCTGGTACAACTGCACATGGGAGCTGACGGTCG ATCAGAAAAACCAATACGGAGTTGTGTTTGCAAACCGCACTGGAAACGGAATGATTGGTGCTTTGGTCGAACGCAAAGTTGATTTTGCAATCGGAGCTGTCGGTGGATGGTATCAGCTTTATCAATACTTTAGTTTTTCCAACCCTATAATGTGGATTGGAGTAACCTGCCTAACTCCTAGACCAAA GTTGATTGCATCATGGAAAATTATATTCCTCATGTTTACGAAACCCGTTTGGCTCGTACTCGGTTTGACATTCATTCTATTAGCGCTATTCGAATACTTCCTACCTGTACAAACCGTCATACTCAGGAAGAAAAGTCTATCTCGTAGTTTTCTAAATTTGTTTGGCGCTTTCCTACTACTGCCATCAGATCTGAGGCAAGGACGAGCCCCTGAGATTATCTTTTCAGTATCGTTGCTTATATTCACCTTCCTGGTAGGATATGTATACATAGGAAAAATTCACAGCGTTCTAGCGGTTCCTGTGTTCGAACCACCAATTTCTTCTATATATGACTTGGCCATGAGTAACAAATACTGGAATGCTCCTCACGAGGCTTGGATGTATGCATTGATCGGATCGGAAAAT cCTTATATCCAAAAAATCCTGTCAAAATTCCGCGCAACACCAATTGAAGCCCTGGAGTCGATTGCGAATATCGGCGAGCAGGCGATGGTCCTAGCTGTGCTTAACTACGGCCACTACATGGTCGGTACCTGGTTCACGGCTGAGAACATCGAAAACTATCGGTTGATGTCGGAGAACGTATACTTCGAGTATGACACGGCGTACACCTCGAAAACATGGCCAATGATGGACAAGTTCAATTACATTGCCGGATTGATTCGGGACGCCTGTCTTTATCAATACGTCGAGCTGGTGGATGTCTATCGTTACATGAACTATAGAGTTCAGGTCTCGATCGAACATTCGCGGGATAAACCACACAATGTCCTGAAACCGTTCGGGGTGGACAGTATCGAAGGTGGACTACTTCTTCTTGGGTTTGGATATCTAACAGCAGCGGCAGCACTGGTATACGAACTAGTTTCAagagatttgaaaagaaaaaaaattgcgagaCGGGTGGCTGCCAAGTGGAAAATGTTGGCTCATAAGAGAAAGAATCACAATTGA